The Candidatus Mycolicibacterium alkanivorans genome contains a region encoding:
- the mutM gene encoding DNA-formamidopyrimidine glycosylase, with protein sequence MPELPEVEVVRRGLQDHVAGKSITAVRVHHPRAVRRHVAGAADLTARLLGARITGTDRRGKYLWLNLSGDGEALVVHLGMSGQMLLGPVPNTDHLRIATLLDDGTALSFVDQRTFGGWQLADLVTVDGSRIPAPVAHVARDPLDPRFDRDAVVEVLRRKHSEIKRQLLDQTVLSGIGNIYADEALWRAKVNGARLAEKLTRRQLGEVLDAATEVMREALGQGGTSFDSLYVNVNGQSGYFDRSLNVYGQEDRACRRCGAVIRREKFMNRSSFYCPKCQPRPRR encoded by the coding sequence ATGCCTGAGCTTCCCGAAGTCGAGGTGGTCCGCCGCGGCCTGCAGGACCACGTGGCCGGCAAGTCCATCACCGCGGTGCGGGTGCACCACCCTCGCGCCGTCCGTCGGCACGTGGCCGGTGCCGCCGACCTGACCGCCCGCCTGCTCGGCGCCCGCATCACCGGCACCGATCGACGCGGAAAATACCTGTGGCTCAACCTTTCCGGCGACGGTGAAGCGCTGGTGGTGCATCTCGGGATGAGCGGGCAGATGTTGCTCGGACCCGTCCCGAACACCGACCATCTGCGCATCGCGACGCTGCTCGACGACGGTACGGCGCTCAGTTTCGTCGACCAGCGCACGTTCGGCGGCTGGCAGCTGGCCGATCTGGTCACCGTCGACGGCAGCCGGATCCCGGCTCCGGTCGCGCACGTCGCGCGCGACCCGCTGGACCCGCGGTTCGACCGCGACGCCGTCGTCGAGGTGTTGCGCCGCAAGCACTCCGAGATCAAGCGGCAGCTGCTCGACCAGACCGTGCTGTCGGGGATCGGCAACATCTACGCCGACGAGGCGTTGTGGCGGGCCAAAGTCAACGGCGCCCGGCTGGCCGAGAAGCTGACCCGCCGCCAGCTCGGCGAGGTGCTCGACGCCGCCACCGAGGTGATGCGCGAGGCGCTGGGGCAGGGCGGCACGTCGTTCGACTCGCTCTATGTCAACGTCAACGGGCAGTCCGGCTACTTCGACCGGTCGCTGAACGTCTACGGGCAGGAGGACCGGGCCTGCCGGCGGTGCGGCGCGGTGATCCGCCGGGAGAAGTTCATGAACCGCTCGTCGTTCTACTGCCCGAAATGCCAGCCCCGGCCCCGGCGTTGA
- a CDS encoding acylphosphatase translates to MSEQVRLTAWVHGYVQGVGFRWWMRSRALELGLTGYASNQPDGRVLVVAQGPRADCERLLELLRSGSTPGSVDKVVADLAESGEPMSGFRER, encoded by the coding sequence ATGAGCGAACAGGTCCGGCTGACCGCCTGGGTGCACGGTTACGTCCAAGGCGTGGGTTTCCGCTGGTGGATGCGGTCACGCGCGCTCGAGCTCGGCCTGACCGGCTACGCCAGCAACCAGCCCGACGGCCGGGTGCTGGTCGTCGCGCAGGGCCCGCGGGCCGATTGTGAGCGCCTGCTGGAGCTGCTGCGCAGTGGATCGACGCCCGGATCGGTGGACAAAGTCGTTGCCGACTTGGCCGAATCCGGCGAGCCGATGAGCGGGTTCCGCGAGCGCTGA
- a CDS encoding OsmC family protein, whose amino-acid sequence MTELWVERTGVRRYTGRSSRGAEVLIGSETDEGVFTPGELLKIALAGCSGLSSDQPLRRRLGDDYQAVIRVSGAADREQERYPLLEENLEIDLSGLSAAEIERLRVVVNRAIDQVCTVGRTLKSGAEVRFDLTDTAP is encoded by the coding sequence ATGACCGAACTGTGGGTGGAGCGCACCGGCGTGCGCCGCTACACGGGGCGCAGCAGCCGCGGCGCGGAGGTCCTCATCGGCTCGGAGACCGACGAGGGCGTCTTCACCCCCGGTGAGCTGCTCAAGATCGCCCTGGCCGGATGCAGCGGCCTGAGCAGCGACCAGCCGCTGCGCCGGCGCCTCGGCGACGACTACCAGGCGGTGATCCGAGTGTCCGGTGCAGCCGACCGGGAGCAGGAGCGCTACCCGCTGCTGGAGGAGAACCTCGAAATCGACCTGTCCGGCCTGTCGGCGGCCGAGATCGAACGGCTGCGGGTCGTGGTCAACCGCGCCATCGACCAAGTCTGCACCGTCGGGCGCACGCTGAAGTCCGGCGCCGAGGTCCGCTTCGACCTGACTGACACCGCCCCATGA